In the genome of Candidatus Sulfotelmatobacter sp., the window GCGTGCTCGCGCACCTGGGCGGCGACGCGCGCCTCTTCGGCGAGCGCGCCGAACGAGAGCGAGAGCGCGATGCGATCGGCGAGGCGCCGCGCGACGCCGGCGTCTTCGCGCGTGTAGCGCGACGGCTCGCGGTGGAAGAAGCTCAGGCTGCCGCGCGTCTCCCCCGCGCTGATCACCGGGACGCGCAGCCACGAACGGAGCCCCGACTCGAGGATGAAACGCTTGCGGTCGGTATCGGGCCTGAATTCCGATGGAATGTCGTGGATGATCTCGAAGTCGCGCCGGTCGCTGAACTCCATGTGCGTCATCGGCACCGGGCCCTTCGGAATCTCGCTGTCGCAGCTGCCGGCGTAGGCAAGTACACGAATGGTACGTGCCTGCTGGTCGAGCTCGGTCAGGACCATCATGTCGTGCGGAAGAATGGACTTGGCCTCGTCGGACAGCCGCTGGAACACGTCGCGAACGTCGAGCGATTTGGCCAGCGTGCCGAGCAGCTCCTCGACGCGGTCGAGACGCTGCTGGCGGCGGCGCTCGGTGTCCCACAGCCGCCAGTGTTCGACCGCCGCACCCAGCAGCGCGGCGATGGGTCGCAGAATTTCCTGGTGCTCGTCGGTGAACGCGCGCGCGTTCGAAGCGCTGGCCCACACGCCGCCCACGAAAGAATCGCGGGTGCGGAACGGCTCCCACATGGCCGAGCGCACGCCCTGTTCCAGAATGTGCGCATCGCCGGGAAACGTCGCATCCAGTTCGACGCGCGCGTCGTTCACCCGCTGGATCGGGCCGGGCCGGGGCCGCAGCCGCGGCGACCACATGTCGAGGGTGCAGGGCTTGCCGCACTCGTCGGAGTCGTCGGGGCCGGTCGGACCGGAGTCGAGCTGGCCGTCCTTCCACATCGCCCACACGCCAAAGGATCGCTCGTTGCCCACCCCCGGGCCATCGAGGATCCGGATGACGCCCAGGCCCTCGATCGGGATCACCCGGCGGACGGCGGTGGCGATGCGGCCGAACACGTCCTGGAGCTCGAGCGTTTCGGAAGCGGTTTCGGCGATCTCGGACAGCACTCCAGCAACCGAGCCCGCCTCGAGCGTGGGAGCGTCGAGTCTCATGGTTGTGCCTTCGATGCGGCAGGGGTTTGACGAGTGTCGGAAAAGATCGAGGGGCGGCCTGTTTTCCCACCCGGCGCGGCTCCGGACCCGGCGAATGGTGGTCCCGACTGGTCAGAGCGAGCGTCCGAAAATGGGATTGGGGCGCCCGGGGGACGCCCGGGGCCCGCCCCCTCATTGGGGCCGCCAACCCCGGAGACGCTATACAAGCGTAGCCGTCAGCCCTCGCTCACCCCAAGTCCAGCTCAGCGTACAGCCGCAGCACGTCCACCGACGTGGGGGTGGCCACGGTGTCTCCCGTGTTGACTTCCGCCCTCATCGCGAGCGCGGTGTCTCCCGCCGGAAGGTTCGAGTCCGCGATTCCGCTCACCGGCTCGATGCTCTCGTTGTCCAGGCGCGTCACACGGTAGTTCACGGCCGCACCGTTCGGATCGGCCCACAGCTCCAGCTGGTAGGTGCCCCCTCCAAACGGGAAGCCGCTGCCGAGCTCGTACGAGGAAACAGAACTGAACGCATCGTTCCAGATGATCTTCCAGTAGCTCCCAACCGCGGATTCGCACGCCATGCCGATGACGTTGATGAGCGCGTCCGGGTACACCGAGGCGAGGAGGTTGGAGAGGGAATTGGCCAGCCCGATGAACGCGTTGTTCCGGGCGCCCCCCGGATCCGCCGAGAAACGGGCGCAGAAGTAGAATCCCCCGCGCCCAGCGGCGCTGCCGATATAGACCAGTCGTTCGCCCGACGCCAGCGAGGCCGAGGCAAAGATCCCGGCGGCGCTCGTCACGCGGATCCGCTCGCAGCCGTCGAGATAGGACGCCAGGCTCGTGACCGGTCGCGACACCGTTCCCGTGCCGGTATGAGTGCATCCGGTCGCGTCGATGGGACCCGGAGTGCCCGGGCTGATTTCGGCCTGCAACTGCGGCAGGCTGACCCGGCCGCCGGTTCGTGTCACGATCGCCGGCCGCGTGACGTCTGCGGAGAGCGTCGAGACGTCGCGCCTCGCCCCGGTGACGAAATGGAACTCGAACACGTTGTCGACGATGACCTGATCCGTGCCGTTCGCGAGGCTGATCACGTTGCCGTTCGTCAGATCGGTGCACAAGAGCTGGCAGTTCGCGACCCGCCCCATCACCAGGCCCAGAGGCCCAGTCCTCAGTAACAACGACGGATAGGCGTGGAACTGGTGGTAAAGGCCGTCGATCAGCAGATTCGTCATCCCGTTGATGACGAACGAGTGAGCGGCCGTGCCGCCCGTGCCCCCCGCCTCGCGGTAGCTGTCGCGCAGAACGAGGTAGTTCGAGACCAGGTCCGTGCTGAGCGCCGGCTCGGTTCCTGGCCCCTGGAAAGTGCACTGCTGAAACCGGCTGGCGCTCGTCCGCACGAGATGAACGTGTCCACGAGGAAGCGGATGGAGCGAGTCGTCGGGTTTGTCATGCCTCCAGAAAGTGAGAGTTGTAACGCCGTCGCTGAGCGGCGTCTCGATGGCGGGGGTGCTAAGCATGATCTGTGATGAAGTCGCGGAGTCGACGGTGGTGCCGACGGCGATCCCGAGGCCGAAGACCTCGTCGCCCGCCGCGATTCCCGTGAAGCTGCCGCCGGAGGGTGGGAGCACCGATCTCTGGGTAACGGTTACCTGGCAGCCGTTCACATCGAAGTAATACCCCTCACCCGGCCCATCGAACTCGCATCGGTTGAAGTAATTGTTGTTCGATCCCGCACCACCCAGGCGAAGGCTCCCGCCGCTGGCGGATTCGTAGGCCGTGCAGTCCACCATCACCAGCTTGGAGACATAGTTCGCGTCGAAGCCGTCGCAGAGGAACTCGAACGCCCAGCTCGGCGACCGCCACACCGTCACGTTGTCGAGCGTGACGCCAGCCATGCGCCCCGCGTCCCCGCTCTTGTACCAACGCACCCCGCGCCCGGTCCCCGTCGTCCCCTCGGGGCGCATGACGAACAGGTCTTTGATCAGACAGTCGCCCGCGATGTTGAGGAAGATCGAGTCCGTATTCCCTCCATCGGGGTCGTCGTGAAGCAGAATGGAGAGGGCACTCGCCTGCCCGTTTGCCACTCCGAGAAGGGCGAGCGGCTTCGTGACCACGAGTCCCTTGAACGCGGGAACGGTGTCCTTGGTGTAGGTCCCCG includes:
- a CDS encoding sigma 54-interacting transcriptional regulator, coding for MRLDAPTLEAGSVAGVLSEIAETASETLELQDVFGRIATAVRRVIPIEGLGVIRILDGPGVGNERSFGVWAMWKDGQLDSGPTGPDDSDECGKPCTLDMWSPRLRPRPGPIQRVNDARVELDATFPGDAHILEQGVRSAMWEPFRTRDSFVGGVWASASNARAFTDEHQEILRPIAALLGAAVEHWRLWDTERRRQQRLDRVEELLGTLAKSLDVRDVFQRLSDEAKSILPHDMMVLTELDQQARTIRVLAYAGSCDSEIPKGPVPMTHMEFSDRRDFEIIHDIPSEFRPDTDRKRFILESGLRSWLRVPVISAGETRGSLSFFHREPSRYTREDAGVARRLADRIALSLSFGALAEEARVAAQVREHARRLEAMVERLARELEARGRTRVVGVSPSWKETLRAVGRVAPSDTTVFITGESGTGKEVISNLIHQGSSRAEKPFVAINCAALPEQLLESELFGHEKGAFTGASAVKIGRVEQADGGTLFLDEVAEMSPVVQAKLLRVLEQREFQRLGGTRTIKADVRVIAATNRDLREAISRQTFREDLYYRLNVFQIHIAALRDRPQDIVPLAEAFLEDLGKSMGRPSSGISRDAKEWLLSYHWPGNVRELRNAIERAILLCDGGLITHDHLPAPMTFPSEPVARVANGTNGASMNGDVVDLESMERSLVERALGQSKGNKTRAARLLGVTRAQLYSRLDKYGLR